GGTCTTTCAGAACCGGAAGAGAAATAGAGGAGCGATTGGGATATCCGCTTCCGCCCGCTGCAGAGTGGCCCACAACACATAAGAGCCCGCACAGGTGAGCGACGGATGAGCTGGTGATGCCACTGTGCTCTCTAGCCCCGGGGGACCTTGGGTGTTTGTaggtgagccccccccccccccatgctagGGGCCACAGGTAGAGCCATAGTCCGTCACATTTAGTAAAGCGAGAGGgcctacactccccaaactcctCCCACTGTCCCAGTTGccctgggaatgctgggagttgtagtccatgaCTTGCGGCTGAGGTGGGTGCCTATAAGGAGATTTGCTTAACTGGTAAATCTCTTTTGCATAGGCCCATACTGTCAGTGCAGTATGTATGGGGTTAAgttctctggaggcaggacaaacaattaATGAATTAAGCTCCTCCTTCTTGTGTCTCCTTCTACCCTCAGTTGGTTGTAAAGTCTGTGAATGGAGACACACTGTAAACATAGAACTATCTTCCTATCTTAACTAAGGAACGCtacgggcctatgcaaaagagATTTATCAGGTAAGCAAATCTCCTTTTATGCATACGGCCCTACATGTCAGCGCAGGACGTATGGGGATGTACCAATGCCGTCCAAAAAGGgtagggaaaaaaactttaataaagtgtataaaaactagggatgcactgaatccactattttggatttggccgaaaccccgaatccttcatgagagattcggccgaataccgaacagaattcgaatcctaatttgcatatgcaatttagggttcggccaggcagaaggattcggccaaatccgaatcctgctgaaaaaggccgaatcctggatttggtgcatccctaataaaaactgaAGGTAAGTGTGATCAGGAAGATAACTACTTGCTACCACTGCTTACTGCACTTCCCTGCCAAACTCAGATTGGTTTGAAACATCAAACTTGtaaaatttataaaatgtgtgtagTGATGCCCAGGTGGCGGCTTGACATATTGCTTCCAGTGAAGCTTTTTGTTGAAAAGCCCAAGAAGTGCTGACCTTCCTTGTGGAATGTGCCCTAAGTGTCATTGGGGGGGGGAGGCATTCCTGCTTTAGTATAAGTTTCAGGCGTCTAAAACTAGATTTAGATCCCAAGAAGGGACCGGATTTTTAGTTGGCGACCTGAATCGGTATAGaccttgaaaaaaacatttgaattctgGCAATAATGGCCATTGTATGTGAAATATGGCTGCCAGGGCTGATGTTTGAACTTTTAAGTGATGTGATGCCTAACTGCATATCAAATCTGGATTGCAGGAATTGTAGGAGTTGTGGTGAATAGCATGTGTTCCATGCTAGGCCTTGTGTTTCACACCAGCAGATAAAAATAAGCAGATTTTATGGTATGCTCTGGCTGTTGTTGGTCCTCTTGCTGACAGTAGTGTATCAATTACTGCTGGTGGATATCCTTTATGTTTCCAGATACTGGATTCAACAGAGGTAACCAGAAGGGTTGGTCTGCTAGCATATCTATGACGTCTGCAAACCAGCTTTGCATCTGTCATGCTGGTGCCACAATCTTTATGAGGGTTCGTTGTAACATCGGAATAGGTGGAAAGGCATAAGCCATCTGAAAGAACCAAGGTGTAGCGAGCGCATCTACAGCCTCTGTCATTGGGTCCCTGATCCTggagcagaatctctggagttGAATGTGTTGTGTCTGGGTGCCATAACATCCACACATGTCCTTGAGCTTCCATTCTCCTGGATCTAATGTGTTGTGGCTGAGAAAGTCCGTCTGCCAATTTTGAAGACCTGGAATGTAAATGGCTGTGAAATTCGTTGAGTTTCTCTCAGCCCAGCTGATTATTCTGGAAATCTCTGTAATCGCTGCTGCGCTCTTTGTACCTCCCTGTTGAGGTACGTGACGGCAGAGCTGTTGTCCGACTATGCGAACATGAGTTGCTTTGAAATGTGTTGACCAGTGAATGAGGGCATTGAAAATTGCTCTTATTTCGAGAATGTTTATGTGAAGTCTCTGTTCCAGAGGCCTTGGCACCATCGGTGCTGCCATGCTGCTCCCTAGCCTTTGAGGCTGGCATCTGTGGAGATGACTAGTGGGGCTGGCAAATGCCATGGTTTAACTTTGGAGAGTTTGTCCTCCTTGGTCCACCAGTGGAAGCTGGTTCACACCACCTTGTATTGGTGATCTCTGTTCTACTGTTTCAGAAATTCTCTTTGTAATGGACTCCTGTAGAATTTTGCAAATGGTATTGCATCTATATTCGATGCCATGAGTCCCAGTAGCTGAAGCACAGTAAATGCTGTTACCATGTTGTTTTGCAAGGTCAATAAAGTAGACTGTATTTTGGTAATCTTTTCTGAAGCGAGAAACAGGCTCTGCAGCCTGGAGTTGATTGCCAAGCTTAAAAATGGGAGAATTTGACTGGGAGTCAGGATGCTCTTCTGGTGGTTGATTATCCAGCCAAGCTTTGTTAGATAGTGAATGCATATTTGATGCACCTTTTCACTTTATTCTGTGAATATTAATATGTCATCCAGATATGGATATATGTGAACTCCTAGTGTGCGGCTCGTCGCTACTTTCATAAGTAGTTAAGCTGAAGGGCATTGCTTGAAATTCATAATGTTGCTGGTTGAGAAAAAATCTGAGAATTTTGTAGTGTTCTGGGTGGATTGGGATGTGTAAGTATGCATCCCTTAGGTCTACCTTTGTCATGAATGCACCTATTGGCATGGATGCTGTTATGTTTCCATCTTGAAACGTTGATATTTTACAGATTTCGAACTGGACGAAACCCACCATCTTTCTTTGGTACCAAAAAAAGGTTTGAGTAGAAACCTTGGAAATGTTCCCAGACAGGATAGCCACCAGGAGTCTTAGACTTGGCTTTGTGCTTTGTCGGAACTTGTACCTGGTTGTCCACTGCTTGTTGTACTGAAGTATGAATGTGAGATTGTAACCATCCTAAAAACTGTGGAAAGTGCTGATTTGTAGAAGTAGGATTGGTAGATGAGGAAAATTCTTGAAGTTGTGATTGTGGAGATTCAGGTGCTGGACTCGATGGGCAAGGTGAAAATTGAGGAGGGTCCTGAATAGCATGCACCATGGCAATGATAGACAGAGGTATAGGTGGTTCTAAATCGGCATCTGAATCTGCAGATTGAATATATCTACCCATTTTAGGTATGGTAGGTGGAGAAGGAGATTCAGTTAATGTCTCCTTTCTTTTACCCCTCTTTCTGACTGGTCTGGCTTTTTTGTTTTGGGTTTCAATAGGAAGTGAAGATAGATCCTCCATGAGATCGAAAAGCTCTTTAGAGTGTGCCATTATAGCATAATATCCCAGTAAATAACTCCGTACTGTCCCTTCTGTTATTTAGTAAAGAATGGCAAATCTAACAGAATAAGTTAGGGAGGTAACTTAGCTACGATCCCTCCAGGCGCGCACACCCTGGTGACGTCACTGTACAGCGCAAGCCGAATTGGCACGCTTCTGTTTGGCGCTGAGCGCGAGCGGAGTGACTTACTGAAGGGCGAAAGTCACGTCTTACCGTTACTCCGAGTCAAACTCTGTATACTGTACCCCAAGATGGGTCTGGAAGATGCCAGGGAAGAATCCGCCGGTCATCCTGAAATGTTCCCACAGGTGAACATCCTTAAGTGGAACACCTCTAGCCCTGAACTGAGAAAAGGGGGCCCACACTGGCCAGTAAAATGCTGCTCTGTAGAGTAGCGGAGCAGCAACAGTTCCCATAGTAATTGGAAGGGCTCTTAATTATACAGGCACTGatgtctgtatatgtatgtaccTAAATAAAAAGACGGAGCACTCTACGAACAGTGCTCACATAAAGGTACAGAGGGAGCACACGGCCAATAGGGGGCTCAGCTACAGTTAAGAGCTCACTAAGTAACGTTCAAATCAAAAATGTGAGGAGGAATGTATGAAGTGTCCACCTCCaagcaggacaaacaaaaaactgaggGTTGAAGGAGACACGGGAAGAGAAGGAGCTTGGGGGAGGGGGTTAGTTTTGGGATACTGAAAGAAACGCACAAGAAACAAATTGATTGAACATTGGGTACATGTGTGCCCTTTTTCCTTCCTTTACTGATGGGCATATCTCAAGGGCAGTTCGCAGAATGTGTGGCCCTTGTACTTGATGCCCCTTGGTAGCTATTGAAAGGGCACAATTTAGGCTGCAGAGACAGAGCAGTCACATGGGGTTCCAGGTTAAGTCTTCCTCCAGAAGGACCCTATTTCGTGGCTAACACATGAATGATTGCAATGGGTGAAGGGCACAGGTTTTGCGAGCTGGGCATAGTCATGAGACAATTGTGTGCCCCTCTCTAGTGATCCCTGGCCATGTCTGAAGGTTGGGAAGACTGGCCCTTGTTGGGCCCCGGGTGGAAACGCAGGATATCGGTCAGAAAATCGGGTGCATCCTGTGGTCACATAGACATCTATTATAGAAGGTGGGTGCACTTtctgtgttctctctctctctctctctgtgttccCAGTGTTCATTATCCTTATGCTGTGCCCCTCTTTCCCTTTTGCCCCCCAGCCCCACGGGGGAGCAGATGCGTAGTAAGATTGAGCTGGCCAAGTACTTGGGTTCCTCTGTGGACTTGTCCCTCTTTGACTTCAGGAATGGGGTGATTGTAGATAAAGGTCATTGTTCCCCCAAGGTAAGAGCTTTGCACCCATTTTACTCAGTGAGCTGCATTTAcccctgttttttttctaattccctGATGCCCACCTCCTCAGAAAAAGAAAGGCTCCCAGAGGAAGAGCCTTCCTGCTGATGGCACTGTGACGCTGCCACACAAAATGCCCCGTCTCTCCTTGCCTATGCCGGCCCTCGAAGAGAGTGAACAGAATGGCACCGCTGAAAAATCTGTTGTGTAAGTGCAGCGATGAGCAGGAATGAATGGGTACAGATATATCTCTAATAAGAATGTTTTGCCCTTCTTACAGGCGCTGCCATGGCTGCAAAGTGTGGTTTGCGGGAGTGGAATTCGGAAAGTCCAAAATCAACAAATGGCACTGTGCTGATTGTAGAGGTAATGGGAGTAACTGATGGGGGAGGGGGACAAAGTCATTATATCTGGGGGCATGTGAGCTTTTTGTTTAGGCTGGAATTTGCCATGCCCATTGCCATGTGGTACCAGTATTGTCTATAGGATCTCAAGTAGAGGACACATGTAAGTATTACTGTTAATTAGGGCATAGTGGGAACAAGATGTTATATAGCTAGACGGACTTGGCAGAGGGGTTCAGCTGGCAGCCCCATGTGATGTTGCACTTTGTCATTCTGTTACTGGGGCAACAGAGGCGTTTGGTGCCCATCACTGATCCCTAACGTTAAGTTCTCCCTTTTGCAGCTTCCAGACGAGCTTTCAACAAAGAGCAAAAGGTTTATAAGGTGGGTCTGCTCCCCGCACTTCATGGCTCATGGCAGGTACTGCATATGCTCGTGGGGGGGACCATGCTTGGGGGGGGGCCATGCTTGGGGGGGCAGGATGAGTTGCATGCTTATGTTCTGTTCATGGTTAGAATGCAGGTTGTGGCACATGTGATGCCTGTAAGGTGACTGAAAACTGTGGTCATTGCACTATTTGTCTCCTGCGTTCCCACGACCCAGAATTTGGCAGTTCCTGGAAGTGTGTCAGGAGGCGGTGCCTGCGTGTTCTCCGCAAGGTGAGTGGGTGGTACTGTCTCTTTAGGCTGTAAGTGTTActgtctgacacacacacactgttccCAGAGACTCCCACCCAGTTCTGAATGTTCTCTCCCAATCTTGCTCCTGCAGAGCGACGACTGTGGCATGTGCCAAGGCTGCTGTAGGGAGGATGACTGCGAAGGCTGCTCCGTCTGTCTAGATAAGATGCACAATCCTGACATTGACATCAAAGAGAAGTGTCTGCTGCGCCGCTGTATGAACAAGGTCAGTTACTGTGGCTCTCTAGCAGGGACAGCAGATAGGTGCTCCTGCAGGGGTGAGAGATGGTAAGGTGCAATGGCTGGGGTGGGAGGTGCTAAGATGCACAAATCATCACCTTTTAGTTGTTTTATTCCTTTCAGAAGTTGGTGCATTGTTCTCCTGACTATAAGAACAACGACACAAAGAAGCTGCTCATTGTAAGTGCTCCCTTTTCTGTTGgtagtggagggggggggggcggcgAAGTGTTTGGgtaaccggaagtgatgtcagatTTCAGTTTATTAACCCACGGGAAGGGCATGGAATTGACGTATTGGAATAGTTTGAGAATAACCAGTGCCACCTGTAGGTGTCTGTCATTTGTTGTCATTTCTGTTTCCCCATGCAAGAAGAAACCCACTTTCAtcaaacagaagaagaagaagaagacagatCGGAAAGGACAGGTTAGTAACCATCCTAGTGAGATTGTGACCCTTGCCCCCCCCATGCTTCTGTCTTGTGCACAAACTCATGGATTCCCTTCTAGTTATCGTGTGCATCTGCCCACCCAGCTGTTGTTCTCTCATCTCTGTTTCACCTTTTGTACATACAATCATGCACCCACAGTCTGTTCCGCCGCCTTGCCATTTCCATGTAGTCGGTTGCACATGCTCATTTCTGTGCATTCTGTCTGTTCAGACTGCCTGCTGCCCCCTGGTCATTTCTGTGAGTCCATTGTCTTTTTTGGCTGCCTGCTGCACTCCTGCCCAGTTCTGTGCACCCATGTTGTCTAAAAGCTTCTCTTTGCTGTTTCAACTTGCATGGCTCCAACTCTCATTTCTTACATTTGCCATTTAAACTCTAGTCTATCTTTCTACCTATTTCCACCCACCATATCTTACAGCTGCTTTCAAGCCGCCGTCAAAACCGGAAGTGCGGTGAATGTGAGTCCTGCCTTCAGAAGGATGACTGTGGCAAGTGCGACTTCTGTCAGGACAAGCCCAAATTCGGTGGTCGCAACCTTAAACGGCAAAAGTGTCGCTGGCGCCAGTGCCTGCGATTTGCCATGGTGGGTCCTGGGTTTAATGCCTAACGTGGGCTGCAAGGAAGACCTAGAGTGTTTTGTTTGCATCTTGTTGCCCCACACTTTGCTACAGCTCTTGTTCTTTACGGTTTCCTGTGCCCACCCACTGTATGTACCCCCTAAAGCTACACCAGGGGGCACCAGGATTTGTCTTGGTTGCTGACAGAACCTACACTGAATTGCGTCACTGTTTTTTCCACAGTTTTAGATCTGTGGCCCTTGCAGGAAGGTGTTAATTTGCATTCTGTAATTCGACATAGCATTTGACATATTGTGCATGGGGTTGGCTGTAATGTGTACAAGCTGGTGTTTGGCACCATGtccaaataagcacctgcttggtaTTATGCTGGAAAGGCAATATTCTACTTTAACTGATCCTTAATATTCAATGGTCCTTGATTGACATTAGCAATGTTGCAAAGATAGGGGGAGCTTTTGTCAGCGGATGCTGTGCTTTCCAGACTGTAAGTCTCTGACTGTTTCTCAGGAAAAGAACATCCCAGCATTCCATAGATCATCCAATAACCCGGTCATTATAGAGAGGATGAAGCAGGAGGCGGTTGCTGCGGAATATGAGAAAGTAGAGGTTCAGGTAAGTGAGGAATGCTGGGAGGTGGATAGCCTGTTTAGGTAGTTTGTAAGGGtttaataaaaaagacaaaatctaaAGGCCCCCGACTAAACGATTCAAAGGGGCCCCAAtggggggtgggaagggggagatTGTGTCTTGAAAATGGGCTTGATAGCTATTGATCCTAAAAAGAACCATTGTGTCTCCTTAGCAGAACCAAGATACTCTACTCATTGTATCTCCACTCAGGGAAACCTTCATTAAAGTGGAACAGATAAACGGGCAGCACTGCTCTAGCGATGTGAGTACCGTATCTCATGCCCCAGGTTACTTAGTATCAGGgctaatagaaggaaagaaacagaCTGCCCCATGCCCAGTCCTTTATATGGCAGTTTGGGCTCACTAAGCAGGAACctactctcacacacacaaatCGACTCCTTCACTAACAGGAGGCAAATTGTcacattttctttcttctgaccGTGCACCTGCCATGCCCATATCTTTGCACCACCAGTATGTGGCACAGAGATTTGCCAGTGAATAGTGCTCTGGTGAGTGCAGTTTTATCTCAGCATGTGGGCATCATCAATTATGAGACACAAGAAGAGATTTGCCCCTGACTGTGAATGGCTGTATGTGCAATGCACCACCAGGAACCTACAGGGCCCCATTTCACCATGCCTTCAGTTGTATAGTAGTGAATGGTGCCCTGTGGAATTGTTGATGTTTGGGGAGGGGGATAATAAGAGCATGACACAATATGATCTGCATGTGTAGTAGCAAGATGGATTATGTACATCCTTCGGCTCTGTGGAGCTCATGTGTTAGGGCTGTGTATCCTTGGCTCTAGTACCTTTTAGAATGAAACAGCCCAGCAACAAGAAGTGAGGGGGTTTCTTGGTAAAGGAGAGTTCCAGAAGTCCCACCTCAGCCGGTTATAGGAGCAGAGTGTGCTGACCTGTGCCATTGAGCCCTGCTTGACTTTCTAGGAGAGGAACAGCAGTCACATGAAAAATGAGACTTCCAGGCTGATAAAGGAGGAGACCGCGGAGAGGGATGTCCCGCACACAGAAGAGATCACCCCATTGGTAAGAAGCATCTCCTATATGGGGGGACTAAGAAGCAGGTTCTTAGTGCTAATACATCCCCTTCTACCTTGATACCCCAGGACCTGAACCGGTCAATCAAGACAGAGGAGTTCATCACAGAGACAGACGACATTGAAGAAGCAGATGACAGCACGCCTGTGGTGAGCTGTACCCCCCACTCTGGTGCCAACCTACACATGCACTTTGCTTGGTTTTGTACAGTTATTCTCAGAACTGCCGTGCAATTGCTCTTAGTGGTTGCCTGTAGCTAAAAGCGAGTAGTGACATCTGTAGCTGGGATCCTGGCCTTGCCAAGTGCTATACAGTGGCATCTGTAGCTAGGAGCCCAGCCATGCTTAGCACTAAATAGTGATGCGTGTAGCTTTGGGCTTGGTCCCATTGAGTGCTGCCAAGAAGACATACAATACTGCTATTTGGCTATGGTTTATACGAACTCCTGATCTGCTTATATGAGCACAGTATAGGCCCTAGAAATAATAATAGATTATCACCAGTCAGTACAGTTGTTGCTAAGCTCCATTTGTATCCAATAAAGCTACAGTTGCTCCTGGTGCACTCAACATGCTGGGCTGTTAGTGTCtaataactttttgttttttgacaGATCATGGAGATTTTTAGCCTGAGCTCGTATCACACAACGGGAGACTTGGACAAAGTTTTACAGGAATTCATGGGGGAGCTGAATGAGATGCCACTGCCAGCTCACTGGGAAGTACTGGCCCATACAGGCCCCAATCTTCAGCTGGTGCAGCGCTCCAGACTTTCCACTATGGCTGACACTGTTATTTACATCCAGCCTGGACTCCTCTTTCATGTGATAGTGAAGGGTCACCCTGTTCCTTCTTCCCACGAACTGTACAATAATCACCCCACCCGTCTCACCACTGTGGATGATGTTGTGGAGCTAATCTGTGATCTGGAGGCACATCAGCAGTGTGTTGGGCTCTTAAAGCCTAGGCACAGGTCTTCTGAGTGCCGCGTGCTGGTGACGTGTGGAGGGAAATGCGAAGAATGTTGCAAAATGCCCTGGCTGGCGGGAAGCAACCAATAGACATAGGGAGGCTGGTTGAGCCGTAGCTCAGGGACAAAGGCACGATGTGGGGCTTCTTATGGTAAAGGACTCGGTGGGATATAGACCTGTGAATTAGGGATCAGAGGAGCTAACAGAAACCAATGCCTTCAGTATGAACACAAGTTCAGGACACAAATTTATTTTCCCTACACTGGAAGAAACTGAGGCTGGACCGCAGGTATATAGTCATTATCATACCGAATCTTTCCTGGTCTGGAGTCGGTTTAGcgcttttctttttaacctttctTTTACTGACCGTCCGTATCGTCTGGCTTGACAGTCTTCCACACTCAGCCTGTTCTGGGTTTAGTGCCTACTGTTTGGTTCTCTTCTCCTATTGGCTCTCTGCAGAGAGTTGCTGCTTTTATAAATAACGGAGAATGCCATTTGCATTGATGTAACTGCATTATATTTCAGTACAGTAGAGTCCTCTTCTGCCATGTCAGGGTGCTTCATCTTTTAACATCTACCACTTTTTTCCAGTTTCATACAATAAACCtttgcaatttcatttatttcagtgTTGTCTTGTAGCAGATTGTATCCACTCTGGAGCCTCTAACCGCCAGTGATATAACTGCATGGACAGGGCTACTTGTCCCCTACATTCACATATGGGCTGGAAAGCTCCGCCCTCTCCAGCGGAACCttttacattgttctttttttaatatatattcttgTAAAAGTATAGTTTGTAATAATGTTCAGCGCAGCCATGATTGTTTTCATGACTCCAAAGATGTCAATAAAGTGGCACCACAATTATCCAGACAGTGGTGGAATGTATACTTGCATTAACACAGCAATAATATTTTGTTACCCAACGTCTCTCACAGGTGCAGCAATCCTTTAATATCACTATATTTTCCATCCATATCTAGGTTTTGGCAGGCTACAAGCAGATGTTAGCCTCGGGGGTGCACTGGGCCAATCCGTTTTTGCTGCGTCGCTGCTGTTTGACATCGTTTATAGGGAGTGCTGCCTCCAGGCCTGGCCCCAAGTGGGGGCCACACAGCCCTGCAACAGCTGCATTCCTTCTCTGCACATTTGCAATGAGGCCATTGTTCAGTTCACCTTCCAATAATAGTACACCTAGTGGTCATACATGCCTCTgctcttttctttttgtaaatatatGGAATGGTCCATAAAGTAGTTCTCTGCCAACACTGCTGCCATTTTCATTCTCTTAACAATTTGTATTTGATTCTTActgatgctttaaaggagaagtaaccacTGGTAAAATAGACATTATTCTGTGATATATCATTAAATTGAAGCTATATTTGCTATAACACTgcgt
This Xenopus laevis strain J_2021 chromosome 8S, Xenopus_laevis_v10.1, whole genome shotgun sequence DNA region includes the following protein-coding sequences:
- the mbd1.S gene encoding methyl-CpG binding domain protein 1 S homeolog isoform X10; this translates as MSEGWEDWPLLGPGWKRRISVRKSGASCGHIDIYYRSPTGEQMRSKIELAKYLGSSVDLSLFDFRNGVIVDKGHCSPKKKKGSQRKSLPADGTVTLPHKMPRLSLPMPALEESEQNGTAEKSVVRCHGCKVWFAGVEFGKSKINKWHCADCRASRRAFNKEQKVYKNAGCGTCDACKVTENCGHCTICLLRSHDPEFGSSWKCVRRRCLRVLRKSDDCGMCQGCCREDDCEGCSVCLDKMHNPDIDIKEKCLLRRCMNKKLVHCSPDYKNNDTKKLLIKKPTFIKQKKKKKTDRKGQEKNIPAFHRSSNNPVIIERMKQEAVAAEYEKVEVQQNQDTLLIVSPLRETFIKVEQINGQHCSSDERNSSHMKNETSRLIKEETAERDVPHTEEITPLDLNRSIKTEEFITETDDIEEADDSTPVIMEIFSLSSYHTTGDLDKVLQEFMGELNEMPLPAHWEVLAHTGPNLQLVQRSRLSTMADTVIYIQPGLLFHVIVKGHPVPSSHELYNNHPTRLTTVDDVVELICDLEAHQQCVGLLKPRHRSSECRVLVTCGGKCEECCKMPWLAGSNQ
- the mbd1.S gene encoding methyl-CpG binding domain protein 1 S homeolog isoform X1, whose protein sequence is MSEGWEDWPLLGPGWKRRISVRKSGASCGHIDIYYRSPTGEQMRSKIELAKYLGSSVDLSLFDFRNGVIVDKGHCSPKKKKGSQRKSLPADGTVTLPHKMPRLSLPMPALEESEQNGTAEKSVVRCHGCKVWFAGVEFGKSKINKWHCADCRASRRAFNKEQKVYKVGLLPALHGSWQNAGCGTCDACKVTENCGHCTICLLRSHDPEFGSSWKCVRRRCLRVLRKSDDCGMCQGCCREDDCEGCSVCLDKMHNPDIDIKEKCLLRRCMNKLFYSFQKLVHCSPDYKNNDTKKLLIKKPTFIKQKKKKKTDRKGQLLSSRRQNRKCGECESCLQKDDCGKCDFCQDKPKFGGRNLKRQKCRWRQCLRFAMEKNIPAFHRSSNNPVIIERMKQEAVAAEYEKVEVQQNQDTLLIVSPLRETFIKVEQINGQHCSSDERNSSHMKNETSRLIKEETAERDVPHTEEITPLDLNRSIKTEEFITETDDIEEADDSTPVIMEIFSLSSYHTTGDLDKVLQEFMGELNEMPLPAHWEVLAHTGPNLQLVQRSRLSTMADTVIYIQPGLLFHVIVKGHPVPSSHELYNNHPTRLTTVDDVVELICDLEAHQQCVGLLKPRHRSSECRVLVTCGGKCEECCKMPWLAGSNQ
- the mbd1.S gene encoding methyl-CpG binding domain protein 1 S homeolog, whose amino-acid sequence is MSEGWEDWPLLGPGWKRRISVRKSGASCGHIDIYYRSPTGEQMRSKIELAKYLGSSVDLSLFDFRNGVIVDKGHCSPKKKKGSQRKSLPADGTVTLPHKMPRLSLPMPALEESEQNGTAEKSVVRCHGCKVWFAGVEFGKSKINKWHCADCRASRRAFNKEQKVYKNAGCGTCDACKVTENCGHCTICLLRSHDPEFGSSWKCVRRRCLRVLRKSDDCGMCQGCCREDDCEGCSVCLDKMHNPDIDIKEKCLLRRCMNKKLVHCSPDYKNNDTKKLLIKKPTFIKQKKKKKTDRKGQLLSSRRQNRKCGECESCLQKDDCGKCDFCQDKPKFGGRNLKRQKCRWRQCLRFAMEKNIPAFHRSSNNPVIIERMKQEAVAAEYEKVEVQQNQDTLLIVSPLRETFIKVEQINGQHCSSDERNSSHMKNETSRLIKEETAERDVPHTEEITPLDLNRSIKTEEFITETDDIEEADDSTPVIMEIFSLSSYHTTGDLDKVLQEFMGELNEMPLPAHWEVLAHTGPNLQLVQRSRLSTMADTVIYIQPGLLFHVIVKGHPVPSSHELYNNHPTRLTTVDDVVELICDLEAHQQCVGLLKPRHRSSECRVLVTCGGKCEECCKMPWLAGSNQ
- the mbd1.S gene encoding methyl-CpG binding domain protein 1 S homeolog isoform X2, with the protein product MSEGWEDWPLLGPGWKRRISVRKSGASCGHIDIYYRSPTGEQMRSKIELAKYLGSSVDLSLFDFRNGVIVDKGHCSPKKKKGSQRKSLPADGTVTLPHKMPRLSLPMPALEESEQNGTAEKSVVRCHGCKVWFAGVEFGKSKINKWHCADCRASRRAFNKEQKVYKVGLLPALHGSWQNAGCGTCDACKVTENCGHCTICLLRSHDPEFGSSWKCVRRRCLRVLRKSDDCGMCQGCCREDDCEGCSVCLDKMHNPDIDIKEKCLLRRCMNKLFYSFQKLVHCSPDYKNNDTKKLLIKKPTFIKQKKKKKTDRKGQLLSSRRQNRKCGECESCLQKDDCGKCDFCQDKPKFGGRNLKRQKCRWRQCLRFAMEKNIPAFHRSSNNPVIIERMKQEAVAAEYEKVEVQNQDTLLIVSPLRETFIKVEQINGQHCSSDERNSSHMKNETSRLIKEETAERDVPHTEEITPLDLNRSIKTEEFITETDDIEEADDSTPVIMEIFSLSSYHTTGDLDKVLQEFMGELNEMPLPAHWEVLAHTGPNLQLVQRSRLSTMADTVIYIQPGLLFHVIVKGHPVPSSHELYNNHPTRLTTVDDVVELICDLEAHQQCVGLLKPRHRSSECRVLVTCGGKCEECCKMPWLAGSNQ
- the mbd1.S gene encoding methyl-CpG binding domain protein 1 S homeolog isoform X5, which translates into the protein MSEGWEDWPLLGPGWKRRISVRKSGASCGHIDIYYRSPTGEQMRSKIELAKYLGSSVDLSLFDFRNGVIVDKGHCSPKKKKGSQRKSLPADGTVTLPHKMPRLSLPMPALEESEQNGTAEKSVVRCHGCKVWFAGVEFGKSKINKWHCADCRASRRAFNKEQKVYKVGLLPALHGSWQNAGCGTCDACKVTENCGHCTICLLRSHDPEFGSSWKCVRRRCLRVLRKSDDCGMCQGCCREDDCEGCSVCLDKMHNPDIDIKEKCLLRRCMNKLFYSFQKLVHCSPDYKNNDTKKLLIKKPTFIKQKKKKKTDRKGQLLSSRRQNRKCGECESCLQKDDCGKCDFCQDKPKFGGRNLKRQKCRWRQCLRFAMEKNIPAFHRSSNNPVIIERMKQEAVAAEYEKVEVQERNSSHMKNETSRLIKEETAERDVPHTEEITPLDLNRSIKTEEFITETDDIEEADDSTPVIMEIFSLSSYHTTGDLDKVLQEFMGELNEMPLPAHWEVLAHTGPNLQLVQRSRLSTMADTVIYIQPGLLFHVIVKGHPVPSSHELYNNHPTRLTTVDDVVELICDLEAHQQCVGLLKPRHRSSECRVLVTCGGKCEECCKMPWLAGSNQ
- the mbd1.S gene encoding methyl-CpG binding domain protein 1 S homeolog isoform X6 is translated as MSEGWEDWPLLGPGWKRRISVRKSGASCGHIDIYYRSPTGEQMRSKIELAKYLGSSVDLSLFDFRNGVIVDKGHCSPKKKKGSQRKSLPADGTVTLPHKMPRLSLPMPALEESEQNGTAEKSVVRCHGCKVWFAGVEFGKSKINKWHCADCRASRRAFNKEQKVYKVGLLPALHGSWQNAGCGTCDACKVTENCGHCTICLLRSHDPEFGSSWKCVRRRCLRVLRKSDDCGMCQGCCREDDCEGCSVCLDKMHNPDIDIKEKCLLRRCMNKLFYSFQKLVHCSPDYKNNDTKKLLIKKPTFIKQKKKKKTDRKGQEKNIPAFHRSSNNPVIIERMKQEAVAAEYEKVEVQQNQDTLLIVSPLRETFIKVEQINGQHCSSDERNSSHMKNETSRLIKEETAERDVPHTEEITPLDLNRSIKTEEFITETDDIEEADDSTPVIMEIFSLSSYHTTGDLDKVLQEFMGELNEMPLPAHWEVLAHTGPNLQLVQRSRLSTMADTVIYIQPGLLFHVIVKGHPVPSSHELYNNHPTRLTTVDDVVELICDLEAHQQCVGLLKPRHRSSECRVLVTCGGKCEECCKMPWLAGSNQ